CTCCGTTGGTCGTGAGGGTAAATCGGAACTTCTTGTCATACTTCTCCTCAAGACTTCTTCCGTACTCAACTGTCTTCTTCACAACATCCCAGTTCATAAGAGGCTCGCCGCCAAAGAAATCCACTTCAAGGTTCCTTCTAAATCCTGAGTTTGCAACCAGAAAATCCAGAGACTTCTTTGCCACCTCAAGCGACATCAGGGCTCTGTCTCCCTTATATTCTCCCTCACCTGCAAAACAATATCTGCATGCAAGGTTACAGTCATGGGCTATGTGCAGACACAATGCCTTTACAACTGTCTTTCTCTTCTTAAAATCTATAATATAATCTTTGTATACATCATCTGTAAATAACGTTCCGTCCTCTACCAGCTGGGCAACCTCGTCATATGCCTCTGCGACATCTGCGCTGTCGTACTGTGACAGGGCTTTAATCATCTGCTCTTTATCCTTCTCTTCATATAAAGAAATAATATCATAGACAAGATCGTCTACAACATGCACAGAACCACTACAGACATCAAGCACTATATTATAACCATTGTTCTTGTACTGATGAACCATAATTCTCCTTCAACAAAATCCGCGCATTTCTTGCAATCCACTCAGGATCTCAATAAATATACACGAATTATAATCTTCCAGACACCACACACGGTATCCCTTATACACGCACTAAAGAGGACTGTCATCATAAACGACGGTCCCCTTTAGCTGATCAAATACAAACTGTTACAAATTACTTGTTGTTAACATTCTCACAGCTCTGATTACCAACTGTGCATGATGTCTTACAAGCTGACTGGCATGATGTCTGGCACTCGCCGCATCCACCCTTGACCATTGTATTCTTCATAGTCTTATTTGTGAGTGTCTTAATTCTCTTCATTCTAGATACACCTCTCTTTTTATGTCATATACCGCGATTATAACATAAAGATATATAAAGTAAAAGAGTTTTTTCAGGCCAACATAGCCCCAAGCATGCCGCCGGCGACACACATTACACACTTAGTTATGCGAGGTACCAAAGTTCCCGCTTCAGCTCCTCCCA
This sequence is a window from Coprococcus eutactus. Protein-coding genes within it:
- the scfA gene encoding six-cysteine ranthipeptide SCIFF, whose protein sequence is MKRIKTLTNKTMKNTMVKGGCGECQTSCQSACKTSCTVGNQSCENVNNK